One stretch of Pseudoxanthomonas sp. Root65 DNA includes these proteins:
- the lolB gene encoding lipoprotein insertase outer membrane protein LolB, with translation MKVSGFLLAGLAALSMAGCATRGPAVDSPALRDPDALAAAQAGQATRAAWLASQPDWSFAGRVAVNANGKGGSGRLDWQQTGATYRVALSAPITRQSWRLSGDLPTGAARLEGLEGGPREGGDADRLLREATGWDIPVASMVHWARGVVDPATPAEGIEFDNDGRVRTLTQQGWRVDYLDWFPAEGAQPVMPRRMEARRQGATVKVAVDQWQLAPQ, from the coding sequence ATGAAGGTTTCTGGATTCCTGCTGGCGGGGCTGGCGGCCCTTTCGATGGCCGGCTGCGCCACGCGCGGCCCGGCGGTGGATTCTCCTGCCCTGCGCGATCCCGACGCGCTGGCGGCGGCGCAGGCCGGCCAGGCCACCCGCGCGGCGTGGTTGGCGTCGCAGCCGGACTGGTCGTTCGCGGGCCGGGTCGCGGTCAACGCCAACGGCAAGGGCGGCAGTGGCCGCCTCGATTGGCAGCAGACCGGCGCAACCTATCGGGTCGCCCTGAGTGCCCCGATCACCCGGCAGAGCTGGCGCCTGAGTGGCGACCTGCCCACCGGCGCCGCGCGCCTGGAGGGGCTGGAAGGCGGGCCGCGCGAGGGGGGCGATGCCGATCGCCTGCTGCGCGAGGCCACCGGCTGGGACATCCCGGTCGCCTCGATGGTGCACTGGGCCCGCGGTGTCGTCGATCCGGCGACGCCGGCCGAGGGCATCGAGTTCGACAACGATGGCCGCGTGCGGACCCTGACGCAGCAGGGCTGGCGGGTGGACTATCTGGACTGGTTCCCGGCCGAAGGCGCCCAGCCGGTCATGCCGCGACGGATGGAGGCGCGCCGTCAGGGCGCGACGGTGAAGGTCGCCGTCGACCAGTGGCAGCTGGCGCCGCAGTGA
- the ispE gene encoding 4-(cytidine 5'-diphospho)-2-C-methyl-D-erythritol kinase yields MSVFPADEGWSAWPAPAKLNLTLQIVGRRDDGYHLLQTVFRLLDWGDTIHLRPRADGDIRRVGESAPGVAEADDLVIRAAKLLKKEANVSEGADIGVEKRIPAGGGFGGGSSDAATVLVALDDLWGCGLGPDRLAALGLKLGADVPVFVRGENAWAEGVGEILTPLTLQSAAYLLVDPGVHVPTAALFASQDLTRDAAPAKISDFVSGSLLGNAFEPVVRRREPAIEAVFQALSHIGTPRLTGSGGGCFVEFADRASAEAALATLPSGLRAWVVEGAARSPLLRALEQVRGTEKNA; encoded by the coding sequence GTGAGCGTCTTCCCGGCCGACGAGGGCTGGTCGGCCTGGCCGGCGCCGGCCAAGCTCAACCTGACCCTGCAGATCGTGGGTCGCCGCGACGACGGCTACCATCTGTTGCAGACCGTGTTCCGGCTGCTGGACTGGGGCGACACGATCCATCTACGGCCGCGTGCCGATGGCGATATCAGGCGAGTGGGGGAGTCCGCACCCGGCGTCGCCGAAGCTGATGATCTCGTCATCCGTGCCGCCAAGCTGCTGAAAAAGGAAGCCAATGTCAGCGAAGGTGCCGACATTGGCGTCGAAAAGCGCATTCCGGCAGGGGGTGGCTTCGGGGGCGGCTCGTCGGATGCCGCCACCGTGCTGGTGGCCCTCGATGACCTGTGGGGTTGCGGGTTGGGGCCGGATCGGCTGGCGGCGCTGGGGCTGAAACTGGGTGCGGATGTGCCTGTCTTCGTGCGGGGTGAGAATGCCTGGGCCGAGGGCGTGGGCGAGATATTGACCCCGCTGACGCTGCAGTCGGCGGCGTATCTGCTGGTCGATCCTGGCGTCCATGTGCCCACGGCGGCCCTTTTCGCATCACAGGATTTGACGCGTGATGCTGCACCCGCGAAAATATCGGACTTCGTTTCGGGATCACTGCTCGGCAACGCGTTCGAGCCGGTCGTGCGTCGCCGGGAGCCTGCCATCGAGGCGGTCTTCCAGGCCCTTTCGCACATCGGTACGCCACGTTTGACGGGTTCCGGCGGCGGCTGCTTCGTGGAGTTCGCCGACCGGGCCTCTGCCGAGGCTGCGCTGGCGACCTTGCCGTCCGGGCTGCGTGCCTGGGTGGTGGAGGGCGCCGCGCGATCGCCACTGCTGCGCGCGCTGGAGCAGGTTCGCGGGACGGAGAAAAACGCCTAG
- a CDS encoding ribose-phosphate diphosphokinase produces the protein MQDERNLLVFSGNANKPLANSICRELGVRPGKALVSRFSDGEVQVEIQENVRRQEVFVVQPTCAPSAENLVELLVLIDALKRASASSVTAVVPYFGYARQDRRMRSSRVPITAKVAAKMFGAVSADRVLTVDLHADQIQGFFDIPVDNVYASPLLLADIWRAYGTENLLVVSPDVGGVVRARAVAKRLDDADLAIIDKRRPRANVATVMNIIGDVEGKDCVLVDDIVDTAGTLCAAAAALKQHGANKVAAYCTHPVLSGPAVDNLNNSVLDELVVTDTIPLSPQAQGCSKIRQLSVAELLAETIRRIAFGESVSSLYVD, from the coding sequence ATGCAAGACGAACGCAACCTGCTTGTCTTCTCCGGCAACGCCAACAAGCCGTTGGCGAACAGCATCTGCCGCGAGCTGGGCGTGCGGCCGGGCAAGGCGCTGGTGTCGCGCTTCTCCGACGGCGAAGTCCAGGTCGAGATCCAGGAGAACGTCCGCCGGCAGGAAGTCTTCGTCGTGCAGCCCACCTGCGCGCCGAGCGCGGAAAACCTGGTGGAACTGCTGGTCCTGATCGATGCGCTGAAGCGCGCCTCGGCCAGCAGCGTCACCGCGGTGGTGCCTTACTTCGGCTATGCCCGCCAGGATCGCCGCATGCGCTCCTCGCGCGTGCCGATCACGGCCAAGGTGGCGGCGAAGATGTTCGGCGCCGTCAGTGCCGACCGTGTGCTGACGGTGGACCTGCACGCCGACCAGATCCAGGGATTCTTCGATATTCCGGTCGACAACGTGTACGCCTCCCCGCTGCTGCTGGCCGACATCTGGCGCGCCTACGGCACGGAGAACCTGCTGGTCGTTTCGCCCGACGTCGGCGGCGTGGTCCGCGCCCGCGCGGTCGCCAAGCGCCTCGATGACGCCGACCTCGCGATCATCGACAAGCGCCGTCCGCGCGCCAACGTGGCCACGGTGATGAACATCATCGGCGACGTGGAAGGCAAGGACTGCGTGCTGGTGGACGACATCGTCGACACCGCGGGCACGCTCTGCGCCGCGGCGGCCGCGCTCAAGCAGCACGGCGCCAACAAGGTGGCGGCGTACTGTACCCACCCCGTGCTCTCCGGCCCGGCGGTGGACAACCTGAACAACTCGGTGCTCGACGAGCTCGTCGTCACCGATACCATCCCGCTCTCGCCCCAGGCGCAGGGCTGCAGCAAGATCCGCCAGCTGTCGGTGGCGGAACTGCTGGCGGAAACGATCCGCCGCATCGCCTTCGGCGAGTCGGTCAGTTCGCTGTACGTGGATTGA
- a CDS encoding 50S ribosomal protein L25/general stress protein Ctc has protein sequence MAKTHEIKVERRADEGKGASRRLRHAGTVPAIVYGGELKPVSIQLNHNEVWLASQHDWFYSSILDLSLNGDIQKVLLRDMQRHPFKQQIMHLDFQRVNENETLRTAVPLHFLNEDKSPAGKSAEVVVTHELNEVVVECLPKDLPEFIEIDLADLAIGAVIHLSDVKLPAGVVIPELKLGKEHDVAVVIAKHGKEEVEEAPAESADVPAAKVAKKDDK, from the coding sequence ATGGCTAAGACACATGAAATCAAGGTCGAGCGCCGCGCAGACGAGGGTAAGGGTGCGAGCCGCCGCCTCCGTCACGCGGGCACCGTGCCTGCCATCGTCTACGGTGGCGAACTGAAGCCGGTCAGCATCCAGCTGAACCACAACGAGGTCTGGCTGGCCTCGCAGCACGACTGGTTCTACTCGTCGATCCTGGATCTGAGCCTCAATGGCGACATCCAGAAGGTGCTGCTGCGTGACATGCAGCGCCACCCGTTCAAGCAGCAGATCATGCACCTGGACTTCCAGCGCGTGAACGAGAACGAGACGCTGCGCACCGCCGTGCCGCTGCACTTCCTCAACGAAGACAAGTCGCCGGCCGGCAAGTCCGCCGAAGTCGTGGTCACCCACGAGCTGAACGAAGTCGTCGTCGAGTGCCTGCCGAAGGACCTGCCGGAATTCATCGAGATCGACCTGGCCGACCTGGCCATCGGTGCGGTGATCCACCTGTCCGACGTCAAGCTGCCGGCCGGTGTGGTCATCCCCGAGCTGAAGCTGGGCAAGGAACACGACGTCGCGGTCGTGATCGCCAAGCACGGCAAGGAAGAGGTCGAGGAAGCGCCGGCCGAGTCGGCCGACGTGCCGGCCGCCAAGGTCGCCAAGAAGGACGACAAGTAA